The sequence below is a genomic window from Lycium ferocissimum isolate CSIRO_LF1 chromosome 9, AGI_CSIRO_Lferr_CH_V1, whole genome shotgun sequence.
CAGCGAAAGAGGGGATGCATTTACCGAGGAGTTACTTAGGGTCGAAAGGGAAATGAATGAGCGAATGAACTAAAACCCAAGAGCCCCAAGGCGCAAAAGCTAGAAAGTATGGTATACTACCGTACCCGAAAAGCGCGACCCCGGCGTCCACTCTCAGGAAATTCAAAAAGCCATACATGCCCAAATACGACGGTACCACTGATCCTGAAGTGCATATAATGATGTTTGAAGCACCCGTCACCGGGCACAGCCTCAAGCAGCATGAGATCGAATCAGTCATGCTGAAAAAATTCAATCAGACacttgataacgtccaaatccactcctcaaagagaaaatgtacacggtcgtatgcaatataatttacccaactatgagtcggggtcgatcccattgggaacaatatactaggtgatttaaacaagtaaggaattatcaccaactacgctaagtcaaacactttttcaatatttaatttttgttttaacaaataacaaagataaaactaactagaaaacgagtaaaatgatcaatggccacaagtatggatacaaagAAAATTACGCTCAATTAACGATctaatgtatttcacgattttacaactaactTTGGAATCCGAATGGCATAAGtcttctttcaacttcatacctaattagcaagaaaaaagttaaactctaattttattatataaaattcTTATTTTCGTCTATCAAAATTTCACTTCGAAGATTTGGACCATTCATGATGTAGTAGGAGTAGTACTTTATAAGAACACCGAACTTATCAGATAAATGCAACAACATGAGTTTATAGTACACTGACATAATACTTGAATTCAAACGGATTAGATATCATATGATCAGATTTAAGTAAGTTAACTAAATAAtactatttttaattaattaaatgttaTTATATGAGATACAATCATACAAATATGATGTCATCATATCTGCACTTCTTTCTAGAACCGTTCTTGGTATGGTTTAACCAAAGCTTGAATTTACTATCactattataaataaattttgacaGACTCCAAAAATCATTACCTCTCCGATAAGTTTAATAACTGCCATTAAATTTTGGAAGCCATTCGAACTGCAACCTTAATGCCTCCTTATGAACatgtcatgcattgaaaatgtgttgtgttattGTGGCAATTCTTATAGACATGATAATGAATCCCAAAGGTACCAGTACTAATAGTACTAAGATTTTAATTGGGAGTAGTCTGTTAGTTCAGCTCTTTGATGATCAAAGGCGAGTTTTTCTGCAACAATTGATGAAAAAACTCATAAAACGACAGGCAAAAAATGTCcaaaaataaacaagaaagaaaactaAATCACTCTGCTTTGGCTGCATTCTGCTGCAAATATCTGCAGGGAAAAGAGAGATCAAGATTATCAGATGAAAAGCACATGCTACAAAACATTATTTGTGTGTAATTGCAAGCAGAAACTTTGAAAGCATGACATAATCCTCACATTATCTACGGTCGCAAGAATATTTAAGTAggccttggtggacagagttacctggTACTAATGCTGGTGAGAGCAGGTAacccgtggaattagtcgaggtgcgcgcaagcGGCCCAGACACCAcggttattttaaaaaaacaaaacaaaacaaaaaacctATCTAGTTTCGCAAGAATGTTTAAGTAGTCCAATCTCAACTCTTAAGATCATAGATAAGGCTATAACAAATATCCACACCACCTATCCGTCCCCTCCCAGCCGAGAAAGAGGTTTAGAAGGAGGAGCAGAGATTGCGTGTTCAGGAGGACGTAGTTAAgaacacaagattcaaaagcctcatttattttcttaaactctgtatCTAGTAAAACTAAAACACGCAAAATAAAATGGAAGTACTATTTTTCTGGGAAGGTAGCAGAATGTTCCACTCTTTTTAAGTGCAATTGATCACTTACCCTTGACTTTTTGCCCAACGTGATAGTTGATAGAGTTGCACCGACTCATTAGAGGCATGGCATGCCAGAAGAAGATAATTCCGAGGCTGTACCATCCATGCAAATCTCATGAACAATGCAGAATACACACACATTGCTGCAACACCCCAAGGAAAAAGAAGGATGAGGGTGGGTCTAAATCATTTCAAATCAACGTCCATTTAAGTACAAATTTTCTACCTGATGTCATGTTGCCTGATATCATCTCTGGTGGTTTCTGCGTGTCGACCAGTCCCTGCAAAGTACCATCAATGCAACTCAGTAATAAGAGTAATGTAGAAGTAGGGCTGCcaaaattagcccaagaaaacATGACCCACCCAAGTTTGAGCGCATTTATTAGCTCGACCCATTTTAGCCCAACCCGTTTCAACCCATCTAAAAATTAGGCCGATATGTAGCCCAAATTGATCCATGAGAAaaattgtcaaaatattttcaaaatggcattttttatttgatatgttatagaTAGccataattaaaacaaaaaaattaaaaatttgttaGGTACTtagaaaattataaaagaacaaacaaagaaattaaaatttagtaaGAATTGAGCGGATAGGGCTATTACCCGCTTccttcggaaacagcctctctacctccacgAGGTAGGgggtacactctaccctccccatcccccacttgtgggattacaccgggtatgttgttcttgttgttgggTTATTACCTGCTTTTTAGCCCAACCTATTTCAGCCCAAGTAACTTTTAGGCGTCAAATTCAGACCAACCCGCCcaccatttgacacccctatgTAGAAGGAGCGAATAacagaatttaaattttatagtaGATAGGCATACAGCAATGACGAATCCCCAGTTGGCTACAGGACCCCAAAAATGAGTTGTTTTAGGGCCAACAGGGCTGTTCAAAAATGCTTTGAATGCGGCCATGTGTGACAAGCTATATGAAATATCCTGCAATTGTTAAACAAACTTAGGTATATGAACAATAATTGAGACATAAGCGTATGACAATAGTTAGCAATTAAATTGAGTATTGCTAGAAGAGTTAAACACTAGATATCCTGCTAATAATTGGATACAGTCTAATATAGGCAGAAACCAACATATAGCATGGAAAAGGGAGAAAGCTAAACACGTTTACTTTTCTGTGACCTGTCAGGAATTAACAAGAAACGCTGTGCAAAGCCACGACAACAGCGTCTACTACTATGCCTCAATCCTAAGCAAGTTGGGGTCAGCATAAGACCACCGATCGACAGAAATTTCATTTTACCAAGAACGAGATTGCAAAAGAGGTTAAAAGCAATTAGACTATCAACACAGAAGTTTCAAGTTTCTACCACTAACGACATATCAATATTTTAGATGcaataaataaaaatctaaaaaagtCATGCCTTTTGGTAGCATTTGCATTTCCTACAGAACCATTTCAACCCCAATTTACAACCCATTACTT
It includes:
- the LOC132030651 gene encoding mitochondrial pyruvate carrier 1-like; the protein is MAAFKAFLNSPVGPKTTHFWGPVANWGFVIAGLVDTQKPPEMISGNMTSAMCVYSALFMRFAWMVQPRNYLLLACHASNESVQLYQLSRWAKSQGYLQQNAAKAE